In one window of Leptospira hartskeerlii DNA:
- a CDS encoding YeeE/YedE family protein, which yields MATEWVMGLVGGVVIGIAVSLMLLWNGRVTGVSSIVYGVLVPIKGDLAWRWYFIVGLLLGGLSLKFTAPELLAVELQTKAWIGAIAGILVGFGAMLGGGCTSGHGVCGVSRVSPRSIVATIVFMTAGMAAVILLRKTGLLV from the coding sequence ATGGCAACAGAATGGGTAATGGGTCTCGTCGGCGGAGTAGTGATCGGTATCGCTGTTTCTTTAATGCTTTTATGGAATGGAAGAGTGACCGGAGTCAGTAGCATTGTATACGGTGTATTAGTCCCTATCAAAGGTGATCTAGCTTGGAGATGGTATTTTATAGTTGGATTACTCTTAGGTGGTCTTTCCTTAAAATTTACAGCGCCAGAACTCTTAGCTGTGGAACTACAAACAAAAGCATGGATCGGTGCGATTGCAGGGATACTTGTCGGATTCGGTGCAATGTTAGGAGGAGGATGCACAAGCGGACATGGAGTTTGTGGGGTCAGTAGAGTTTCTCCAAGATCCATAGTTGCAACAATCGTATTCATGACTGCGGGAATGGCAGCAGTCATACTTCTCAGAAAAACAGGACTACTCGTATGA
- a CDS encoding MBL fold metallo-hydrolase yields MKNVLFYQLFESQSSTYTYLIADMETKEAAIIDPVWETVDRDLKLIRELGLYLMYILETHIHADHITGASEIRKNTMAQTAVSALAEMDCADILLEDGRILPLGNKNIKAIATPGHTNACMSFLFEGMVFTGDSLLIRGTGRTDFQEGSSAKLYDSITQKLFFLPDETKVYPAHDYKGLTSTTIAIEKKLNPRIGGNRSKEEFQKIMEELQLTTPKKMHLALPANAGCGSLEIVRTMNPQSISGIPTVLNEDVFKKIGNVKIIDVRSQEEFHGDLGHIRTSQLITLGSDLTKFLETGDRFEEIIFVCRSGKRSRQATEESIRLGYKFTSNMAGGMVNWNEKYLPKE; encoded by the coding sequence ATGAAGAACGTTCTTTTTTACCAGCTATTCGAATCCCAATCTTCGACTTACACTTATTTGATCGCAGATATGGAAACCAAAGAAGCGGCAATCATAGATCCGGTTTGGGAAACTGTGGATAGAGATCTAAAACTGATCCGAGAATTAGGTCTTTATCTAATGTATATCTTAGAAACACATATTCATGCAGATCATATCACCGGAGCTTCCGAGATCCGAAAAAACACTATGGCTCAAACAGCAGTGAGCGCATTGGCAGAAATGGATTGTGCGGATATTTTGTTAGAAGACGGGCGTATTCTTCCACTTGGAAACAAAAATATAAAAGCGATCGCGACTCCGGGACATACGAACGCCTGTATGAGTTTCCTATTCGAAGGAATGGTGTTCACAGGAGATTCACTTTTGATCCGCGGTACTGGTAGGACGGACTTCCAAGAAGGATCTTCCGCGAAATTGTATGATAGTATCACTCAAAAATTATTCTTCCTCCCTGATGAAACCAAAGTTTATCCGGCACACGATTACAAAGGTTTAACCAGTACGACAATCGCAATAGAAAAGAAATTAAATCCAAGGATCGGAGGAAATCGCTCGAAAGAAGAATTCCAAAAGATCATGGAAGAACTGCAACTTACCACTCCCAAAAAGATGCATTTAGCGCTCCCTGCGAACGCAGGATGTGGAAGTTTGGAAATCGTAAGAACAATGAATCCTCAAAGTATATCAGGAATTCCTACTGTTTTGAACGAAGATGTATTCAAGAAAATTGGAAACGTAAAAATCATAGATGTACGTTCTCAGGAGGAATTCCACGGGGACTTAGGCCATATTCGAACTTCTCAACTTATTACGTTAGGCTCTGATTTAACTAAATTTTTAGAAACTGGAGATCGTTTCGAGGAGATCATCTTCGTATGTCGTAGCGGCAAACGTTCCAGGCAAGCCACAGAAGAAAGCATTCGTTTAGGTTATAAATTCACATCCAATATGGCGGGAGGGATGGTGAATTGGAATGAGAAATACCTGCCTAAGGAGTAA
- a CDS encoding adenylate/guanylate cyclase domain-containing protein produces MITKERDRLHKDGLINFSMAFTAAGFLWSFLYFILGFPQSAMIPGGYAVLSLLSLFFVFATGKYLAFRFLQFLFILILPVLLQLSLGGFENSGAVIIWAILCPLGALSFAPVRQGLVWFGLFLVVLVLTGLAEFYLQLPIPRVERNLQILFFVINIVGAGTLTFFSLFYFISKNKQEHDRAENLLLNILPEPIAERLKRNPSTIADGYKIVSILFADIENFTAISQKVSPETLVHFLNDVFSHFDLLAEKYGMEKIKTIGDAYMAVSGIPIWNEDHAERAMQMALEMQKFVKTLHDPSGKPLRMRIGIHSGPVVAGVIGKKKFAYDLWGDAVNTASRLESHGVPGRIQISETTYDLLEDTSQIEIRRLIDVKGKGEMRAYLSYD; encoded by the coding sequence ATGATAACGAAAGAACGAGATAGACTTCACAAGGACGGGCTCATCAATTTCTCGATGGCGTTTACTGCTGCTGGGTTTTTATGGAGCTTTTTATATTTTATTTTAGGTTTTCCTCAATCTGCTATGATCCCCGGAGGTTATGCAGTCTTAAGTTTATTAAGCTTATTTTTTGTTTTCGCTACGGGTAAGTATTTGGCATTTAGATTTCTTCAGTTTCTTTTTATCCTTATACTCCCTGTACTTTTACAATTGAGCCTGGGCGGTTTTGAAAATTCAGGAGCAGTCATCATTTGGGCGATTCTCTGTCCGCTTGGTGCTCTTTCTTTTGCACCGGTCCGCCAAGGTTTAGTATGGTTTGGATTATTCCTGGTCGTTTTGGTTTTAACCGGATTAGCTGAATTTTATCTGCAGTTACCTATACCAAGGGTAGAACGGAATTTGCAGATATTGTTTTTTGTGATCAATATTGTAGGAGCAGGAACATTAACTTTTTTCAGCTTATTCTATTTTATTTCTAAAAATAAACAAGAGCATGATCGAGCTGAGAATCTTCTGCTGAATATTCTTCCCGAGCCTATAGCAGAAAGATTAAAAAGAAACCCGTCTACGATTGCAGATGGATACAAAATTGTTTCTATATTATTTGCAGATATAGAGAACTTCACTGCGATTTCCCAAAAGGTATCTCCTGAAACTTTGGTACATTTTCTTAACGATGTATTTTCACATTTTGATCTTCTGGCTGAAAAATACGGAATGGAAAAAATAAAAACGATCGGAGATGCTTACATGGCAGTTTCTGGTATTCCGATTTGGAATGAAGATCATGCGGAAAGGGCAATGCAGATGGCATTAGAAATGCAAAAGTTTGTAAAGACCTTACATGATCCATCCGGAAAACCTTTAAGAATGCGGATTGGTATCCATTCAGGGCCAGTTGTAGCAGGAGTGATCGGTAAGAAAAAATTTGCGTACGATCTTTGGGGTGATGCTGTAAATACCGCTAGTCGTTTAGAATCTCATGGTGTACCAGGTAGGATCCAGATCTCAGAAACAACGTATGATCTACTCGAAGATACTTCTCAGATAGAAATTCGAAGATTAATAGATGTGAAAGGTAAGGGGGAAATGAGAGCATACCTTAGCTATGATTAA
- a CDS encoding helix-turn-helix transcriptional regulator has protein sequence MRRRAAATVCISLDGEFQISLNDTDWISFRSALIPPMVDHSIRFSGKFCILLFMDLSSPNYESLRASNLESETDGIFISLREEEQLFSKINQILSEDSSSEEVILELLNQIPPIVKNDARMIDPRIQKIVELITTMPHEDHSAKDLAEFAGMSVSNLEHQFKKEIGIPFHSFRTWFRLKLTVYSLLHGMSHTDSAHRAGFFDSAHFTRTFRATFGLPPSEIFRSTRHLRSFIEVPASYAEA, from the coding sequence TTGCGTCGAAGAGCAGCGGCTACAGTCTGTATCAGTTTGGATGGAGAATTCCAAATTTCTTTAAATGATACTGATTGGATTAGTTTTCGTTCAGCGCTCATTCCACCGATGGTGGACCATTCTATTCGTTTTTCAGGAAAGTTCTGCATATTGCTCTTTATGGATTTAAGCAGTCCTAACTATGAATCGTTAAGAGCATCTAATTTAGAAAGTGAAACCGATGGTATTTTTATTTCCTTAAGGGAAGAAGAGCAATTATTCAGCAAGATAAATCAAATCCTTTCCGAAGATTCCAGTTCAGAAGAAGTAATATTAGAATTATTGAATCAAATCCCTCCGATCGTGAAGAATGATGCAAGAATGATCGACCCTCGTATCCAAAAGATCGTAGAATTGATCACTACAATGCCGCATGAAGATCACTCAGCAAAAGATCTGGCGGAATTTGCAGGAATGTCCGTTTCCAATTTGGAACATCAATTTAAAAAGGAAATCGGCATTCCATTCCATTCTTTTAGAACTTGGTTCAGGCTTAAGTTAACCGTGTATTCGCTTTTGCACGGAATGAGCCATACTGATTCCGCACATCGCGCAGGTTTTTTCGATTCTGCACACTTTACACGGACCTTTCGTGCCACATTCGGATTACCTCCTTCCGAAATATTCAGAAGCACAAGACATTTGAGATCATTCATAGAAGTTCCCGCAAGTTACGCAGAAGCTTAA
- a CDS encoding class I SAM-dependent methyltransferase, translated as MIKQALESKPENPNKTLWEKGDFTEIASLMRRSGEELVTNLGIKSPLKILDLGSGDGTTAIPLARTGSEVVGIDIARNLVDAGNKRAKEEVLSNLKFQEGDACNLKEVPDHSFDLTLSIFGAMFAPKPFDVASEMVRVTKQGGRIVMGNWIPNDPTSFVSQLLKISASFSPPPPEGFVSPMTWGMKSYVMDYFVRAGVKEEKISLLKDKYSFISQDKSPEDLIELLGKFYGPTMNAFEAAEKNGKLHELRKQLMELANEQNQSGNVGVSIPATFLKVIVDL; from the coding sequence ATGATAAAACAGGCCTTGGAATCTAAACCCGAAAATCCAAATAAAACGTTATGGGAGAAAGGTGATTTTACTGAGATCGCTTCTTTGATGCGCAGGTCAGGAGAAGAACTTGTAACCAATCTTGGAATAAAATCTCCGTTGAAAATTTTAGATTTAGGATCAGGAGATGGAACTACTGCAATTCCACTTGCAAGGACCGGCTCAGAAGTGGTCGGGATAGACATTGCAAGGAACTTAGTGGATGCAGGGAATAAGCGAGCAAAAGAAGAAGTTCTATCCAATCTAAAGTTTCAAGAAGGAGATGCATGTAATTTAAAAGAAGTCCCGGATCATTCTTTTGATTTAACTCTTTCTATATTCGGTGCAATGTTCGCTCCTAAACCGTTTGACGTTGCAAGTGAAATGGTGCGAGTTACAAAGCAGGGAGGCCGTATAGTAATGGGGAACTGGATCCCAAATGATCCTACTTCATTTGTTTCTCAATTATTAAAGATAAGCGCTTCCTTCTCACCTCCGCCTCCGGAAGGTTTTGTGAGCCCGATGACTTGGGGAATGAAATCTTATGTTATGGATTATTTTGTTAGGGCTGGAGTGAAAGAGGAAAAAATTTCCTTACTCAAAGACAAATATAGTTTTATTTCGCAGGATAAAAGCCCGGAAGATTTGATAGAATTACTCGGAAAATTTTACGGTCCAACAATGAACGCTTTTGAGGCGGCGGAGAAGAACGGTAAACTCCATGAGTTACGTAAACAACTCATGGAGCTAGCAAATGAGCAAAATCAAAGTGGTAACGTCGGAGTTTCCATCCCTGCTACTTTTTTGAAAGTAATAGTGGATCTATAA